The following are encoded in a window of Flavobacterium cupriresistens genomic DNA:
- a CDS encoding endonuclease/exonuclease/phosphatase family protein produces MGKSFLILFFCILTLFGQSKKYRIHTVAFYNLENLFDTINDLERNDDEWTPNGIQNWTNEKYRQKLKNLARVLSEIGTPENTNAPTLIGAAEIENRGVLEDLIKESKLQQYDYGIIHFDSPDRRGIDVALLFQKKYFRPTSFSSIPLYIYGDSTAEKKEENKESEEEINTTVGNNRVFTRDQLLVTGFLEQEEVSIIVNHWPSRWGGEEVSGKYREAAGRLNRKIIDSLQQINPNAKIITMGDFNDGPYNKSIKVALGAKAKKGEVPEFGVFNPFEEMFNKGMGTLAFRDSWDIFDQIIISEPLIRPDFSSFKFWKAGIFRRSYIVQSSGKYKGYPLRHSLREVGFSDHFPVYIYLIKEINSR; encoded by the coding sequence ATGGGTAAATCTTTTTTGATTCTTTTTTTCTGTATCCTTACGTTATTCGGTCAATCTAAAAAGTATAGGATCCATACGGTAGCTTTTTATAATTTGGAAAATCTTTTCGATACGATAAATGATTTGGAAAGAAATGATGATGAGTGGACTCCAAACGGAATTCAAAATTGGACAAATGAAAAGTACCGCCAAAAGCTAAAAAATCTGGCGAGGGTTTTATCTGAAATCGGAACACCGGAGAATACAAATGCGCCAACCTTAATAGGAGCGGCTGAAATTGAAAACAGGGGAGTTCTGGAGGATTTAATAAAGGAATCAAAATTACAACAGTATGATTACGGAATCATTCATTTTGATTCGCCGGACAGACGCGGAATCGATGTTGCTTTATTGTTTCAGAAGAAGTATTTCAGACCAACTTCATTTTCCAGTATTCCGTTGTATATCTATGGGGATAGTACTGCTGAGAAAAAAGAAGAGAATAAGGAGTCAGAAGAAGAAATAAACACAACAGTCGGCAACAATCGTGTTTTTACAAGAGACCAGCTTTTAGTTACAGGATTTTTAGAACAGGAAGAAGTAAGTATTATTGTCAATCATTGGCCATCCCGTTGGGGTGGAGAAGAAGTTTCCGGTAAATATAGGGAAGCAGCCGGAAGACTTAATCGGAAAATTATCGATTCACTACAGCAAATAAACCCAAATGCCAAGATTATAACAATGGGGGATTTTAACGATGGGCCATACAACAAAAGCATAAAAGTTGCCTTGGGTGCAAAGGCAAAAAAAGGGGAGGTTCCTGAATTTGGAGTCTTTAACCCATTTGAAGAAATGTTTAATAAAGGGATGGGCACACTTGCCTTCAGAGACTCTTGGGATATTTTCGATCAGATTATAATTTCAGAACCTTTGATACGGCCTGATTTCTCCTCTTTTAAATTCTGGAAAGCAGGTATTTTTAGAAGGTCGTATATCGTTCAAAGCTCGGGAAAATATAAAGGATATCCATTGCGGCATTCCTTGAGAGAGGTAGGTTTTAGTGATCATTTTCCGGTTTATATTTATTTGATTAAAGAGATAAATTCGAGGTAG
- the amaB gene encoding L-piperidine-6-carboxylate dehydrogenase has translation MTTIASQFGMNEALEKLGIKAINEGTSTGLQNFSSGEILESYSPVDGKLIASVKMSTPADYEKVMQAATTAFKTFKLIPAPQRGEIVRQFGEKLRANKEALGKLVSYEMGKSLQEGYGEVQEMIDICDFAVGLSRQLHGLTMHSERPGHRMYEQYHSLGVVGIISAFNFPVAVWAWNTALAWISGDVCVWKPSEKTPLCGIACQNIMAQVIKENNLPEGISCLINGDYKIGELLTSDTRIPLISATGSTRMGKIVAQTVAGRLGKSLLELGGNNAIIVTPDADIKMTVIGAVFGAVGTAGQRCTSTRRLIIHESIYDKVRDALVAAYKQLRIGNPLDENNHVGPLIDTHAVEMYAKALNKVVAEGGTVLVEGGVLSGEGYESGCYVKPAIAEAQNSFEIVQHETFAPVLYLVKYSGEVDNAIDLQNGVAQGLSSAIMTNNLREAERFLSVVGSDCGIANVNIGTSGAEIGGAFGGEKETGGGRESGSDAWKIYMRRQTNTINYTTSLPLAQGIKFDL, from the coding sequence ATGACAACAATAGCATCACAATTTGGAATGAATGAAGCTCTGGAAAAATTGGGCATCAAAGCGATAAATGAAGGAACATCGACAGGTTTACAAAACTTTTCATCAGGAGAGATTTTAGAAAGTTATTCTCCGGTGGACGGAAAGTTAATTGCTTCAGTAAAAATGTCAACGCCTGCAGATTACGAAAAAGTAATGCAAGCTGCAACAACAGCCTTCAAGACTTTTAAATTAATTCCGGCTCCACAACGTGGCGAGATTGTGCGTCAGTTTGGAGAAAAATTGCGTGCGAATAAGGAAGCTCTTGGTAAATTGGTTTCTTATGAGATGGGTAAATCACTTCAAGAAGGTTATGGGGAGGTACAGGAAATGATCGACATCTGTGATTTTGCAGTGGGATTATCACGTCAGCTTCACGGATTGACTATGCATTCTGAAAGACCGGGACACCGTATGTACGAACAATATCATTCGTTAGGAGTTGTCGGTATTATTTCAGCCTTTAACTTTCCGGTTGCCGTTTGGGCATGGAATACAGCTCTGGCTTGGATCTCCGGTGATGTTTGCGTTTGGAAACCTTCAGAAAAAACACCTCTTTGTGGTATCGCTTGTCAAAACATTATGGCACAGGTTATCAAAGAAAATAATTTACCGGAAGGAATTTCATGCCTGATCAACGGTGATTATAAAATTGGAGAATTACTAACTTCTGATACACGTATTCCTTTAATTTCTGCTACAGGTTCAACCAGAATGGGAAAAATCGTAGCACAAACCGTTGCCGGACGTTTAGGAAAATCATTATTGGAATTAGGAGGAAACAATGCAATTATTGTAACTCCGGATGCTGATATCAAGATGACTGTTATAGGTGCCGTTTTTGGTGCAGTTGGTACAGCAGGACAACGTTGTACATCAACCAGAAGATTGATTATTCACGAAAGTATTTACGATAAAGTTAGAGATGCGTTAGTTGCTGCTTACAAACAATTACGTATCGGGAATCCACTTGACGAAAACAATCACGTTGGTCCACTAATCGACACACATGCTGTTGAAATGTATGCAAAGGCTTTGAATAAAGTAGTTGCCGAAGGCGGTACTGTTTTGGTAGAAGGTGGTGTACTTTCGGGAGAAGGTTACGAAAGCGGTTGTTATGTAAAACCTGCTATTGCCGAGGCACAAAATTCATTTGAAATAGTACAACACGAAACATTTGCTCCGGTTTTATATCTGGTAAAATACTCGGGAGAAGTAGACAATGCAATTGATCTTCAAAACGGAGTAGCTCAAGGATTGTCCTCAGCCATTATGACTAATAATTTACGTGAAGCCGAAAGATTTTTATCTGTAGTAGGTTCTGACTGTGGTATTGCCAATGTAAACATCGGAACTTCAGGAGCTGAAATCGGAGGTGCTTTTGGTGGAGAAAAAGAAACCGGAGGCGGACGTGAATCAGGATCTGATGCCTGGAAAATTTACATGAGACGTCAAACCAATACAATCAATTATACAACGAGCCTTCCATTAGCTCAGGGAATAAAATTTGATTTGTAA
- a CDS encoding aspartate kinase: MKTVSSIVENYIKTKPFLLNALSLGIINLTSLSRNIMTELESEFGKEVKQGAVVMSLKRLTEELDFKLNHKINKVIKNIGEITVRSELTDYTFAASETVLNKQADLISDINVLSDIFYTSSRGVNETNIVVSSSVNHLVEKHFIREKLIQKLDNLASITVKLPKENIVVPGIYYFIFQRLAWEGIIINEVISTSNEFTILVGEDQVDVAFKVIKDLKN, encoded by the coding sequence ATGAAAACCGTTTCTTCAATTGTCGAAAATTACATTAAAACAAAACCTTTTTTATTGAACGCTTTATCGCTGGGAATTATTAATCTTACTTCGCTTTCACGGAATATCATGACCGAGTTGGAGAGTGAGTTTGGCAAGGAAGTAAAACAAGGCGCTGTTGTAATGTCACTTAAACGACTTACCGAAGAATTAGATTTTAAACTGAATCATAAAATCAACAAAGTCATCAAGAATATTGGCGAAATTACAGTTCGTTCCGAATTAACGGACTATACTTTTGCAGCCTCAGAAACTGTTTTAAACAAACAAGCGGATCTGATTTCTGATATTAATGTGTTGTCTGATATTTTTTATACTTCATCTCGTGGTGTAAACGAAACTAATATTGTAGTAAGCAGCAGTGTTAATCATTTGGTTGAAAAACACTTCATACGTGAAAAGCTGATTCAGAAATTAGATAATTTAGCTTCAATTACAGTAAAGCTTCCTAAAGAAAATATTGTTGTTCCAGGTATTTATTACTTTATTTTTCAACGCTTGGCTTGGGAAGGAATCATCATTAATGAGGTAATCTCAACTTCAAATGAATTTACTATTTTAGTTGGAGAAGATCAGGTTGATGTTGCTTTTAAAGTAATTAAAGATCTTAAAAATTAA
- a CDS encoding type II toxin-antitoxin system RelE/ParE family toxin — MKIIWSEKAKYSFHSIRNYIEICWSPLIAKKFTNDVLRVNNLLEKNPHLGKYRADLECREIVISKQVTLYYEIQEGYIQLITFWNNRQQPIEILDL; from the coding sequence ATGAAAATTATTTGGTCTGAAAAAGCAAAATACAGCTTTCATAGTATTCGAAATTATATTGAGATATGCTGGTCTCCTTTGATTGCAAAAAAATTCACCAATGATGTTTTGCGTGTAAACAACTTACTAGAAAAAAATCCTCACTTAGGAAAGTACAGAGCAGATTTAGAATGTCGCGAAATAGTAATTTCCAAACAAGTTACTTTGTATTATGAAATACAAGAAGGTTATATTCAATTAATTACCTTTTGGAATAATCGTCAACAGCCGATAGAAATTCTGGATTTGTAG
- a CDS encoding 3-hydroxyanthranilate 3,4-dioxygenase, with amino-acid sequence MAIAKPFNLTKWIEENRQLLKPPVGNKNLYVDSGDYIVMVVAGPNARKDYHYNETEELFYQLEGSIKVVIQEDGERKEMVLNAGDMYLHPAKIPHSPVRSEGSIGLVIERKRAGKGYTDGLLWHCDNCNHKLYEVHFELHNIEKDFLPHFEHFYNSESLRTCDKCGTVMESDPRFIAKK; translated from the coding sequence ATGGCAATAGCAAAACCTTTCAACCTCACAAAATGGATTGAAGAAAATCGTCAATTATTGAAACCACCAGTTGGAAACAAAAATCTTTATGTTGATTCCGGTGATTATATCGTTATGGTTGTTGCAGGGCCAAATGCCCGAAAAGATTATCATTACAATGAAACGGAAGAACTTTTTTACCAGCTGGAAGGCAGTATAAAAGTGGTGATTCAGGAAGATGGCGAGCGCAAAGAAATGGTTTTGAATGCCGGTGATATGTATCTGCATCCCGCAAAGATTCCGCATTCTCCTGTTCGTTCAGAAGGTTCTATAGGTCTGGTGATCGAGCGCAAACGTGCCGGAAAAGGGTATACAGACGGTTTGCTTTGGCATTGTGATAACTGCAATCATAAATTGTATGAAGTACATTTTGAATTGCATAATATAGAGAAAGATTTCCTGCCTCATTTTGAGCATTTTTATAATTCAGAATCATTAAGAACCTGCGATAAATGTGGGACTGTAATGGAGTCCGATCCCAGATTTATAGCTAAAAAATAA
- a CDS encoding S66 peptidase family protein: MITPPYLQKGDTIAILATARKNIDDNLKPTIDLLHSWGLEAVIGSTIGLDVNQLAGTDEQRAADFQKQLDNPNIKAIWCVRGGYGTVRMIDLLDFTKFKQHPKWIVGFSDVTVLHNHLNTMGYKSIHGVMPVTIPRATPDAISSMKSALFGEPLSYTVAPDVMNRFGKATGELVGGNLSILYSLLGSQSAIDCKDKILFIEDLDEYLYHIDRMMMNLRRNGCIENLKGIIVGAMTKMKDNEVPWGKNALEIVDDVTKKYNIPVIFNFPAGHIRDNRALIMGSTITIDVNASGSTVVFDK; this comes from the coding sequence ATGATCACACCACCTTATCTACAAAAAGGAGATACCATAGCTATTCTGGCAACTGCCCGAAAAAACATAGATGACAATCTTAAACCTACTATAGATTTATTACATAGTTGGGGTTTAGAGGCTGTAATAGGAAGTACCATTGGTCTTGATGTCAATCAATTGGCCGGAACTGATGAGCAACGTGCTGCCGATTTTCAAAAACAATTGGACAATCCTAACATTAAGGCAATCTGGTGCGTTCGTGGTGGATATGGAACTGTCAGAATGATTGATCTTTTAGATTTTACCAAATTCAAACAACACCCCAAATGGATTGTTGGTTTTAGCGACGTTACGGTCTTACACAATCATTTGAATACAATGGGATATAAATCGATTCACGGCGTGATGCCTGTAACTATTCCGCGTGCTACTCCTGATGCGATTAGTTCAATGAAATCAGCTTTGTTTGGTGAACCTCTTTCCTATACTGTTGCTCCTGATGTAATGAATCGTTTCGGAAAAGCAACAGGAGAATTAGTAGGCGGCAATCTCTCTATTCTATACAGTTTATTAGGTTCACAATCTGCTATAGACTGCAAAGACAAAATTTTGTTTATTGAAGACTTAGACGAATATCTTTATCATATCGATCGCATGATGATGAACCTAAGACGCAACGGTTGTATTGAAAACCTGAAAGGAATTATTGTTGGAGCCATGACCAAAATGAAAGACAATGAAGTTCCATGGGGGAAAAATGCCTTAGAAATAGTAGATGATGTTACTAAAAAATACAATATCCCGGTAATTTTTAATTTCCCGGCCGGTCATATTCGCGACAATAGGGCTTTGATTATGGGAAGTACCATAACAATTGATGTCAATGCGTCCGGAAGTACTGTTGTTTTTGACAAATAA
- a CDS encoding T9SS type A sorting domain-containing protein: MKKNLLFLAVFFATIQTWAQQVQIIESSGWLESAFVKWQPVSNAQSYNVYYSGQGITDQKIDDQLIRSYGSYFRADVPGLKAGSYTLKVKPVISGVEGTGSTTASLTVLAQDRNGFAFDSGRVPGGYKIDGTPKDNAVIVYITQNTKNTVSMNITGASTNPCVGLQNILYAIKKGQDTRPFIFRLIGNITDMTVMEGGDVVIENANNASSYLTFEGVGTDAVANGWGVRLKAASNIEVNNLGFMNCNSTAGDNVGMQQDNDHIWVHNCDLFYGNAGSDADQIKGDGALDNKTSTYITLSYNHFWDNGKASLLGLSEGTTAGLYITYHHNWFDHSDSRHPRVRYYSAHIYNNYFDGVAKYGSGSTLGSSLFVEGNYFRNSKHPMLTSLQGTDIWDEANQVNNAGTMGTFSGEAGGSIKAFNNTFDADNATNNMRFVAYGDTNPLYNISGKISSTTDFDAFVATTRAQTVSSSVVSKSGGNTYNNFDTNAAFYVKNLAIDQPATARTKTVQYAGRISGGDLKWTFNNATDDTSSLVITALKSALTNYTGSLVAVQGEGTPPAGSQTLTSTANNNQTVTTGAAIASIVFTWGGTATDATVTGLPASGISFVKNTAAKTITITGTPTATLSYSIATTGTSGSPVTGSGTITVSTGGSTGNEIHNFTTSGKTSSFYTIIGNMNSTSGSVIYNGLTLTGRLKIESSTSIAYTTTSPSTLTLVFDSNFTGTVKINNVSYTATAGIVTTTIPAGAITISKGSVANLYYISTTYNGGTLKMVKNTKTSTEEQNLNIEHTKVVLYPNPVSSTLYLSNENVEKVLIYNMAGVLISTTGKETESIDMSHLVPGTYLAKIHTSTGIFNQTILKK; this comes from the coding sequence ATGAAAAAAAACCTACTATTTCTGGCCGTCTTTTTTGCAACAATTCAGACTTGGGCTCAACAAGTTCAAATTATCGAATCATCCGGATGGCTCGAATCTGCTTTTGTAAAATGGCAACCTGTTAGCAATGCCCAAAGCTACAATGTCTACTACAGCGGTCAAGGAATCACCGATCAGAAAATCGACGATCAGCTTATTAGAAGTTATGGCAGTTATTTCCGTGCTGACGTTCCCGGACTTAAAGCAGGATCATACACCTTGAAAGTAAAACCTGTAATTTCCGGAGTTGAAGGAACTGGTAGTACAACAGCCAGTTTAACAGTACTTGCTCAAGACCGAAATGGATTTGCTTTCGACAGCGGAAGAGTTCCCGGAGGCTATAAAATTGATGGAACTCCAAAAGATAATGCTGTCATCGTTTATATCACACAGAACACAAAAAATACCGTTTCTATGAACATCACGGGAGCCAGTACCAATCCTTGTGTTGGGTTGCAAAATATATTGTACGCCATAAAAAAAGGACAAGATACACGTCCCTTTATCTTTCGACTGATCGGAAACATTACCGATATGACTGTAATGGAAGGAGGCGATGTGGTAATCGAAAACGCTAATAATGCCTCTAGTTATCTAACTTTTGAAGGTGTTGGAACAGATGCTGTTGCTAATGGATGGGGAGTTCGTCTAAAAGCGGCTTCGAACATTGAAGTCAACAATCTGGGCTTTATGAATTGCAACAGCACAGCCGGAGACAACGTTGGAATGCAGCAAGATAATGACCACATTTGGGTGCACAATTGTGACTTGTTTTACGGAAATGCGGGCAGCGATGCTGATCAGATAAAAGGCGATGGAGCTTTAGACAATAAAACATCAACCTATATTACGCTATCCTACAATCACTTTTGGGACAATGGAAAAGCAAGTTTATTAGGATTAAGCGAAGGAACCACAGCTGGTCTGTACATCACTTACCATCACAACTGGTTTGACCACTCTGATTCCCGTCATCCACGTGTTCGCTATTATTCAGCCCACATTTACAACAATTATTTTGATGGGGTTGCCAAGTATGGATCGGGCTCTACTTTAGGCTCTTCTTTATTTGTAGAAGGCAATTATTTCAGAAACAGTAAACATCCCATGTTAACTTCCCTTCAAGGTACCGATATTTGGGACGAAGCCAATCAGGTCAACAATGCCGGAACAATGGGAACGTTCTCTGGTGAAGCCGGGGGTTCTATTAAAGCATTCAACAATACTTTTGATGCGGATAATGCCACTAACAATATGCGTTTTGTTGCTTATGGCGATACAAATCCATTATACAATATTTCAGGAAAAATCAGTTCTACAACAGATTTTGATGCTTTTGTTGCGACAACAAGAGCACAAACAGTAAGCAGTAGCGTAGTTTCTAAGTCAGGCGGAAATACGTACAACAACTTTGATACTAATGCTGCTTTTTATGTGAAGAACCTGGCAATAGACCAACCAGCAACCGCAAGAACAAAAACGGTTCAGTACGCAGGTCGTATTTCCGGTGGAGATTTAAAATGGACATTCAACAATGCAACTGATGATACCTCTTCTCTAGTCATCACAGCATTAAAATCTGCTCTTACAAATTACACCGGTTCTTTAGTTGCTGTGCAGGGAGAAGGAACTCCACCAGCCGGATCACAAACACTAACCTCAACTGCAAATAACAATCAAACAGTAACAACTGGTGCAGCAATTGCATCAATTGTATTCACTTGGGGCGGAACTGCAACAGACGCCACTGTGACTGGTTTACCGGCTTCCGGAATTAGTTTTGTGAAAAACACCGCCGCAAAAACCATAACGATTACAGGAACTCCAACTGCGACACTATCCTACTCTATTGCAACAACGGGGACTTCAGGTTCTCCGGTAACGGGATCCGGAACAATTACGGTAAGTACGGGTGGAAGTACCGGAAATGAAATCCATAATTTTACAACCTCCGGAAAAACAAGTTCATTTTATACCATCATCGGAAACATGAATTCAACTTCCGGATCTGTAATTTATAATGGACTAACGCTAACAGGACGCTTAAAAATTGAATCCAGCACTTCAATAGCCTATACCACAACAAGTCCTTCTACTCTGACTTTAGTATTTGATTCGAATTTCACAGGAACAGTGAAGATAAACAATGTATCCTACACTGCAACTGCAGGAATCGTTACTACTACAATTCCAGCAGGGGCTATAACCATAAGCAAAGGATCAGTAGCTAATTTATATTATATCAGCACCACTTATAACGGTGGTACACTAAAAATGGTGAAAAACACTAAAACTTCTACTGAAGAACAGAACTTAAACATAGAGCACACAAAAGTAGTTTTATATCCAAACCCTGTATCCTCTACGTTGTACTTATCAAATGAAAACGTAGAAAAAGTTTTGATTTATAATATGGCAGGAGTTCTAATAAGCACCACCGGAAAAGAGACCGAAAGTATTGACATGAGCCATCTCGTGCCCGGAACTTATCTGGCCAAAATACATACGTCGACTGGTATATTTAATCAAACGATTCTAAAAAAATAA
- a CDS encoding Bax inhibitor-1/YccA family protein, which produces MNFNSNNPFLSNKRFSSNAVSKAEGVNQAQIIDYNQDMTLSGTINKTAILFLILCGAAMVTWWMAFNGMNAMLPTIGGAIVALILVVVSAFKPQASPYLAPGYALFEGLFIGGISAIFEAMYPGIVINAVGATLVTFLVCLGLYKFKIVKVTEQFKSVVIAATLAIATYYLISWVVSMFTSFTPVHQGNSMMSIGISVFVIIIAALNLFLDFDLIEKGVEQKMPKFMEWYGAMGLMITLVWLYVEFLRLLTKMSSKN; this is translated from the coding sequence ATGAACTTCAACTCAAATAATCCATTTTTAAGCAACAAGCGTTTTTCATCAAATGCTGTTTCAAAAGCTGAAGGAGTAAATCAGGCACAAATCATTGACTACAATCAGGATATGACTTTGTCAGGTACAATTAATAAGACAGCTATTTTATTTCTAATATTATGCGGAGCCGCTATGGTAACCTGGTGGATGGCTTTTAACGGAATGAACGCGATGTTACCTACTATTGGAGGTGCAATTGTTGCCCTTATTTTAGTAGTAGTTTCAGCATTCAAACCACAAGCCTCTCCTTATTTAGCCCCTGGTTATGCCCTTTTTGAAGGTCTTTTTATCGGAGGAATCTCTGCTATTTTTGAAGCAATGTATCCTGGAATTGTAATTAATGCTGTTGGTGCTACATTAGTCACCTTTTTAGTATGTCTGGGTTTATATAAATTTAAAATCGTCAAAGTAACAGAGCAATTTAAATCAGTAGTTATCGCTGCAACATTAGCCATTGCAACTTACTATTTAATTTCATGGGTGGTCTCTATGTTTACAAGCTTCACTCCTGTACACCAAGGAAATTCTATGATGAGCATCGGAATTAGTGTTTTTGTAATCATCATCGCTGCTTTAAATCTTTTCTTAGATTTTGACTTAATCGAAAAAGGAGTTGAGCAAAAAATGCCAAAATTTATGGAATGGTACGGCGCTATGGGATTAATGATCACATTGGTTTGGTTGTATGTTGAATTCTTAAGATTACTAACAAAAATGTCCAGTAAAAACTAA
- a CDS encoding MBL fold metallo-hydrolase, translating into MRFLHPLYIFLILISTSAFSQKEQKPSFQIVPLGVKGGIDEKNLSAYLLAPASTNDFICLDAGTINAGIEKAIEKKTFKISTSEVLRKYIKGYLISHAHLDHVSGLIINSPADSSKTVYATKKCMEMMENHYFNDQTWANFGDEGPGFPLKKYHFQTLSIGEETPLTNTSMTVKTFPLSHVNPFESTAFLIKNEDHYALYLGDTGPDAVEKSNNLHDLWTAIAPLVKNKQLKGILIEVSFPNEQPDQFLFGHLTPNHLMKELHLLEELSGKGTLKGFKIIITHLKPPTKNITKIKEQLKIQNDLGLQLIYPEQGKKIIL; encoded by the coding sequence ATGAGATTTCTTCATCCGCTTTATATTTTCCTCATTTTAATTTCTACCAGTGCATTTTCTCAGAAGGAGCAAAAACCTTCTTTTCAAATTGTGCCTTTAGGAGTAAAAGGTGGTATTGACGAAAAAAACCTTTCTGCCTATTTATTGGCGCCAGCAAGCACAAACGATTTTATCTGTCTGGATGCCGGAACGATAAATGCCGGAATTGAGAAGGCAATTGAAAAGAAAACGTTTAAAATTTCGACTAGCGAAGTATTGCGAAAATACATCAAAGGATATCTTATTTCTCATGCACATTTGGATCATGTCTCGGGTTTAATCATCAATTCACCTGCGGATTCCTCTAAAACGGTTTACGCAACAAAAAAATGCATGGAAATGATGGAAAATCATTATTTCAACGACCAGACCTGGGCAAATTTTGGGGATGAAGGTCCCGGATTTCCTTTAAAAAAATACCACTTTCAAACTTTATCAATTGGCGAGGAAACACCACTTACCAATACCTCAATGACGGTAAAAACTTTTCCGTTAAGTCATGTTAATCCTTTTGAAAGCACTGCCTTTTTAATCAAAAATGAAGACCACTATGCTTTATATTTAGGAGATACCGGACCGGATGCTGTCGAAAAAAGCAATAATTTACATGATTTATGGACAGCTATAGCGCCATTAGTCAAAAACAAACAACTAAAAGGTATTCTCATTGAAGTTTCTTTTCCGAATGAACAACCGGACCAATTTTTATTTGGACATCTGACCCCGAATCATTTGATGAAAGAACTTCATCTACTAGAAGAATTATCCGGAAAAGGTACCTTGAAAGGTTTTAAAATTATCATTACCCATTTAAAACCACCGACAAAGAATATTACTAAAATTAAAGAACAACTTAAAATTCAGAATGATTTAGGTCTTCAACTTATTTATCCGGAGCAAGGGAAAAAGATTATTTTGTAA
- a CDS encoding YraN family protein, producing MAKHNELGKKGEELAVAFLLENGYEILDRNWTFQKAEIDIIAQKENILAIIEVKTRSSIDFGLPQEFVKPKKVQLLVKAVNAYINDREIDFEVRFDIIAIHKKGESFAIEHLTDAFYHF from the coding sequence ATGGCAAAACACAACGAACTTGGAAAAAAAGGGGAAGAACTTGCCGTAGCGTTTCTCTTGGAAAACGGCTATGAAATCCTCGACCGAAATTGGACATTTCAAAAGGCCGAAATAGATATAATTGCTCAAAAAGAAAACATTTTAGCCATAATTGAAGTCAAAACAAGATCGAGTATAGATTTTGGTTTACCGCAAGAATTTGTCAAACCAAAAAAAGTTCAGCTGCTCGTAAAAGCAGTAAATGCCTACATAAACGATAGGGAAATAGATTTTGAAGTTCGTTTTGACATCATCGCAATCCATAAAAAAGGGGAATCATTTGCAATTGAACATCTTACAGACGCTTTTTATCATTTTTAA